In Micromonospora ferruginea, the sequence CCGGAGACCCTCGCGCCGGAGCGCCGTCGGCGCGGCGGCGTCGTCGCGACGATCGCGCTCTACGGGTCGCTGCTGCGCGACCGCGTGTTCGTGGGGCTGGTCCTGGTCGCCGGCCTGGCGATGGCGGCGTTGTTCGCCTACGTGGCCGGCTCGTCGTTCGTCCTGCAGCAGAGCTACGGGCTCGACGAGCAGCAGTTCGCGCTGGCCTTCGGGGCCGGTGCGGTGGGCCTGATCGGAGCCACGCAGTACAACGTGCGGCTGCTGCGCCGCCACCCGCCGCAGCGCATCCTGGTCGTCTCGCTGGGCGTGGGCACGCTGGCCGGGCTGGCCCTGGTGGGGTTCGCCGCGACGAACGTCGGCGGCCTGCCGGCCCTGCTGGTGTCGCTGTGGGTGGTGCTGGCGGCGGCGGGCCTGGCGATGCCGAACGCCCCGGCGCTGGCGCTGTCCCGGCACGGCGAGGCCGCGGGCACCGCCTCGGCCCTGCTCGGTGCCGTGCAGTTCGGCGTGGGCGCGGTGGCCGCGCCGCTGGTCGGCGTGCTGGGCACCGGGGCGGTGGCGATGGCCCTGGTGGTCGCCGGTGGCCTGGTGGCGGCGCTGGCCGTGCTGCTGGTCGTGGTGCGGCCGGCCCGGCTCGCCGACCTGGAACCGGTGCCGGCGGTCGTGGCCGTGCACTGACGCGGAAGGCGGGCCCGGCCGACGGCCGGGCCCCGTCGCGTGACCGGACACGATGCTTGTCAGTACGTGGTGGCCGGCGGGTTGTCCGGCCGGTGCCGGGCGAACGCGTCCAGGCGACCCCAGCGCCCGGGCACGTCCAACAGGGCGATGCGGTCGAACGCCGCCGGCAGGGCCGGGATCGCGGCGAGATGGTCCTCGTGCGGATCGAGGCCGAGCAGGGTACGCAGGAACAGCAGCGGTGCCCCGCTGGACCAGGCCTGCGGGCTGCCGGCGGTCGGGTAGCGCACCGGGTAGCGGGTGGTCCGGCGGTCGAAGCCACCGAACGCCTCGGGCAGGCGTCCCTCGAAGTAGGCGGCGGCGGAGATGATGCCCTCGGCGATCCGGCCGGCCTCGTCGGTCATGCCGTAGCGCCGCAGCCCCCAGGCGATGAACGAGTTGTCGAACGGCCACACGGTCCCGGTGTGGTAGCCCAGCGGGTTGTACCGGCTCTGTCCCTCGGCCATCGTGCGGACGCCCCAGCCGGAGAACAGCGCCGGGCTCATCAGGTGCTCGGCCACCCGCGCGGCCCGGTCCGGCGGCACGACCCCGCTCCACAACAGGTGCCCGATGTTCGAGGTGAGGCTGTCCACCGGGGTGCCGTCCGCGTCGAGCGCCACCGCGTACCAGCCGCGGTCCGCCAGCCAGAAGTCGCGGTTGAAGCGCTCGAACAGCTCCGCCGCCTCCCGTTCGAGCCGCTCGGCGAAGGGCACGTCGTGCCAGACCGTGCGCGCCAGCCGGGCCGCGCGGATCTTGGCGTCGTACGCGTACCCCTGGGTCTCGCAGGTCGAGCGGGGAAAGCCCGGCAACCGGCCGTCGGCGTAGGAGATGCTGTCCCAGGAGTCCTTCCAGCACTGGTTGTCCAGGCCGGTGTCGAGGTTGCGCCGCCGGTAGGACACGTAGCCGGCGCCGGTCAGGTCGGCGTGCCGGTCCATCCAGCCCAGCGCCGCGCGGGCCTCCTGCTCGAGTTCCCGCACCAGCGCGGTGTCCCCGCTCCAGCGTTCGTACTCGTCGAGCAGCACCACGAACAGCGGGGTGGCGTCGACCGTGCCGTAGTAGGGCGAGTGGGGTTGTTCCTCGAACGCCGCGGACTCGCCGTAGCGCAGCTCGTGCAGGATGCGCCCGGGGTCCTCCTCCAGCACGTCGTCGGTCCGCGCGCCCTGCAACGAGGCGAGGATGCGCAGGGTCGGCGGGGTCAGCGACGGCGTGAACGGGAGGGTCTGCAGGCAGGTGAGCAGGCTGTCGCGGCCGAACAGCGTCATGAACCAGGGCAGGCCGGCCGCGGGCACGGTGGCGCCGCCGAGCGAGAGCGGCGCGAAGCGCAGCGCCGCGAGGTCGACCAGGCTGCGCTGGTACACCTGCCGCAGGGTGGCGCTGTCGGTGTCCAGGGTCGGCGCCGCGGCCACCCAGGCCCGCACGCCGTCGGGCAGGACGGACGGGTCCGCGCGCAGGGCGCGGGGCCCGGCCCGCAGGTCGACGCCGTCGGGCCGCCACGCGCGCATCTCCGCGCGCAGCTCGACCGACCAGTCGGCCCCGGGCGCCAGCCGGACCGAGAACCGGATGTCCTCGGGGGTGAAGGTCGCCGGCCGGTCCGCGCTCAGGGCGACCTCGCGGTGGAAGGTGCCGCGCCGGTAGCCCAGCCGCAGGCCGTCCGGCGCGACCTCGGTGTACGTCTCACCGGCCTTCGTGCCGACGTTGAACTTGATCTCGAAGATGTCGGCGAAGTCGGCCGCCACCTCCAGCCGGACCGCCACCTCGCGCGGCTGGTCGCCGTAGTTGAAGACGGTGATCCACTCGGTCAGGTCGGCGTCGATGCGCCGTCGCCGGATGGCCGACACGTCGGCCTGCACGTAGTCCATCTGACCGCCGGGGACCAGGAAGAACGCGGCCTCGAAGTAGTGGCTGTCGTCCACCGACAGGGCGGTCATCCGCTCGCCGTCGACGGTGAGCACCCACCGCGACAGGTATCGGCTGTCGGCGGCGAACAGGCCGACCGGGGCGGCCGGCGAGGACTCGATGTCGCCGCAGCTGTCCGACACGACGAACGTGCTGCCGTCGATGCAGGAGACCGTGCCCGGCACGTCCTTCATCCGGCGCCGCCGTCGGGCCCGCCCGTCCGGGTGGCCGCCTCCGCCCGGGTCGGGAACAGCCGCCCGATCCGCAGCGCCAGGCCGAGATCCCCGTCGACCATGATCTCGCCCCGGGTGATCGCGGCCAACCCGTTCATCCCGCCCGTCGCCATCGCCTCGGCGGTCCGCTCGGACGTGGTGATGACCGCGGAGGCGGGGCCGCCGTCGCGGGTGACGCGCAGGTGCCCCCGGTCGATGTCGAGTCGCCACTGCCGCAGGCCGCCGTCGGCGCGGATGTCGATCCGGACACTGCCGCTGACCGTGCCGAGCCGAGGGTCGTACCCCATTGCCGACAACCGGTCGAAGAAGGCGTCGGTGAACGTCATCTGGCCTCCTCGCAAGCCGCCGGCGGAGCGCTCGGCGCGTACCCCCTGCGCCGGCCGGCTAACCTGCTCGACGCGCGACACCGGCGCTCTCGGCGGATAATGACTCGATGACGAACCCCGATCTCGACCCCGAGGTGTACCCGCCGCTCGACCCGCGTGAGGACGTGCCGGACGACCCCGGCGAACTCCTCCCGGACACCCCGGACGAGCTGCCGGAGGCGCCGGTCGAGCCGATGCCCGACGACGGGGACCCGGGCGGCGTGCCTGAGCCGGCCTGATCCGCCGCTCAGCGGCCTGCGGCGCCAAGGCATCGGCAAAGGCCGATGAATCTGCTGTAATGGACCCCGTGCCGAGCGGCAGGGGAGGCCGGATGCGCATCGTCGACGCCCGGGTGATCGTGACCTGTCCCGGCCGCAACTTCGTCACCCTCAAGGTCGTCACCGACGAGGGGGTCACCGGCGTCGGCGACGCCACCCTCAACGGCCGGGAACTGGCCGTCGCGTCCTATCTGCGCGACCACGTCGTGCCGCTGCTGATCGGGCGCGACCCGGCCCGGATCGAGGACACCTGGCAATACCTCTACCAGGGCTCCTACTGGCGGCGCGGGCCGGTCACGATGAGCGCGATCGCCGCCGTCGACACCGCGCTGTGGGACATCAAGGGCAAGGTCGCCGGGCTGCCGGTCTACCAGCTTCTCGGCGGCCGGTCCCGCGAGGGCGTGACCGTCTACGGCCACGCCAACGGCGAGACCGTCGATGAGGTGCTGACCGAGGTCGCCCGCTTCGTCGACCTCGGCTACCGCGCGGTGCGCGTGCAGTGCGGCGTTCCCGGCCTGCCCCGCACCTACGGCGTCAGCACCGACAAGATGTTCTACGAGCCCGCCGACGCCGCGCTGCCCACCGAGACGACCTGGTCGACCGAGGCCTACCTGGCCCACGTGCCGACCGTGTTCGCCCGGGTCCGCGACGAGTTCGGCCCCACCCTGCGGCTGCTGCACGACGTGCACCACCGGCTCACCCCGATCGAGGCGGCCCGCCTCGGCAAGAGCCTGGAGCCGTACGCGTTGACCTGGATGGAGGATCCTGTCCCGGCGGACCTGCCGGAGGGCTTCCGGCTCATCCGCCGACACACCACCACCCCGATCGCCGTCGGTGAGGTCTTCACCAGCATCTTCGACGCCGCGCAGCTCATCCGGGAACAGCTCATCGACTACGTCCGGGCCACCGTGGTGCACGCCGGCGGGCTCACCCACCTGCGCCGCATCTTCGACCTCGCCGCGCTGCACCACGTCCGTAGCGGCTCGCACGGCGCCACCGACCTGTCCCCGGTCTGCATGGCCGCCGCCCTCCAGCTCGACCTCGCGATCCCCAACTTCGGCCTGCAGGAGTACATGCGGCACACCGCGCCGACCGACGAGGTCTTCCCGCACGGCTACCACTTCGACGGCGGCTACCTGCACCCCGCCGAGACACCCGGGCTCGGCGTCGACATCGACGAGGAGGCCGCGGCCCGCCACCCGTACGCGCCGGCGTACCTGCCGGTGAACCGGCTGACCGACGGCACCGTGCACCCCTGGTGAGCGCGCCCGCAGGTCAGTGGATGCGACGGCCGTGCGCGTCCGGCACCCCGGACTTGCGGAAGAAGTAGGTGTTGACCTGGTCCCGCCACTCTACGGCGCACCGGAACTGCTCGTCGAGGCGCTCGGCCACCCGGTCGTGCACCGCCGGGTCGAGCGCCCCGGCCAGCGACCGCCAGCGCTCCCGCATCGCCGCCACCTCCGCCACGCCGGCGAAGTGCGTGTCGTAGATGTGCTGGATCACCGTGCGCCCGCTGTGCAGCACGTGACCGTACGGCACGTGGTGGAAGAAGAGCAGCAGCTCGTCCGGGCACCGCCGGCGCGACTCGTACACCTCCGACCACGGCGACGGGTACTGGCCGGTGAAGCCGGTGCCGGTCGCCCGGGTGCGGTCCACCCCGACACCGTCGCGGTCGGCGAAGTGGTAGGTGCCCCACGGGGTGTACTCGTACCCGTCCACGTCCGGCCCGTAGTGGTGGCCCGGCCGGACCATGAAGCCGACGCCCAGCGGCGCGGTGTAGCGCTCGTAGGTGCGCCAGGAATCGTCCATGATCGCGTGCAGCGTCCGCCGCACCAGCTCCGGATCGCCGGTGGTCACCGGCAGCCAGGTCAGCTCGATCCACTCGTCGAGGATCGCGCCCGGGTCCAGCCGCGGATCCCAGGCGAGGCGGCCGGCGGCGTACAGGTTCGCCTGGGCCAGCGGATGCCCGGTCCAGAACGGGTCGTCGCCCACGTTGGCCACCGCCACCAGGCCGCCGGCGGCGACCACGTCGGCGACCGTGTCGCCGGCCGGACCCCACGGCGCGAACCGCAGCACCTCGCTCCACCACGGGCCGAGATGGCAGACGTGCCGCTGCTGGCCGGTGTACTCCTGCGTCGCCTGCACCTCCAGCGCCAGCCGGGTGGCCGGCATCGCGGCGAGCACCGGAGACACCGGCTCGCGCGTCTGGAAGTCCAGCGGCCCGAACTTCACCTGGAGGACGACGTCGTCCCGGAACCGCCCGTCCAGCGGCGCGAAGTGGTCGTGCGCGGCCCGGGCCCGATCGGTGGACCGGTCCCGCCAGTCCTGCCGGTGGTCGTAGACGAATGCCCGCCAGCGCACCACGCCGCCGTGCGGGGCGAGCGCCCCGGCGAGCAGGTTCGCCCCGTCGGCGTGGTCGCGCCCGTAGGCGAACGGGCCGGGCCGGCCCTCCGAGTCGGCCTTCACCAGGTAGCCGCCGAAGTCCGGGATCCGCCGGTAGACCCGCCCGGTGGCCTCCGCCCACCAGGCCCGCACCCGGCCGTCCAGCGGGTCCGCGGTGGGCAGGCCGCCGAGCACCATCGGGGCGGCGAAGGTCACCGACAGATGGACCCGGATGCCGTACGGGCGCAGCGCGTCGGCGATCTCGGCCACGTCGCCGAGCCGGTCGGTCAGCAGCCGCGCCTCGGTGTCGTGCACGTTGACGTTGTTCACCGTCACCGCGTTGACGCCGCACGCGGCGAGCAGACGCCCGTAGTCCCGTAGCCGCTCCGGCTCCCGCCGGGCGGCGCCGTCGCGCCAGAAGACGGAGCCGCCGGCGTAGCCGCGTTCGACCTGCCCCGACACCGGGTGCACGGCCACGTTGTCCCAGTGGTCGAGTATCCGCCGGGCCAGCGCTGGCTGGTGCCGCCGGGGCGGCCGGTCGTCGTCGAAGGCCGCCGCGCCGAGCCGGACCACGTGGAACAGCCCGTACAGCAGGCCGGCCGGCGCGTCGGCCAGCACCACCGTCACGCCGTCCACCCGGGCCAGCAGGAACCCCTCCTCGCCCAGGGACCCGTCGCCCGTGCCGTCCACCGCCGGCGTCGCGCCCAGGCGGGCCGCCTCGGCCGCCGCGTTCGCGACCGGACCGGCGGTACGCGACGCGAGCACCAGGTCGGCGTCGACGTCCCAGGGCGGGGAGTGCCAGACCCGCCCGCCGTGGCGGGCGCAGGCCCGGGTCACCTCGTCCAGCACGGTGTCGACGAGCGTGCCGTCGCCGTGCACCAGCACGTCCCGGGCGCCGAGGGCCCGGAACGCCGCCGACGGCAGCCAGGCCGCGTGCCAGGTCGACTTCTCGGCGGCCGAGGCCCGGCCGGTGACCGGAACGCTCATGGGGTGAACTCCGTCCGGATGGTGTCGATCATCGGGTCGGCGATCCGCAGCAGCGCCAGCACCAGTGGCGCGGCCAGCAGGGCGAGCACCGCCTCGGAGAAGGCCGCGGTGACCCCGGCGGCGGCGGCCAGCAGCACGGTGTTGCCGAGCGTGACGCCGGGCCGGCGCACCAGGAAGTACACGGCCAGCCGGATCGCGTCGCGGGTGCGGAAGGTGAACAGCGAGACGATCACCAGGGCGTTGACGCCGACCAGCAGCACCCCGGCGCCGACCAGCACCAGCGGCGCCGCCCACCAGCCGGGGACACCCGCGGCGTCCAGGTGGGCCAGGTTCACCGCGATGACGGTCAGCCACGCCAGCGTCGGCGCCCAGACGCGCAGCACGCCCGTCAGGTTGGCCCGGTAGGCCCGGCGGAAGGTGGCGGCGGGCCGCAGGTCGGTCAGGTCCGGGCGCTGGTGGCGCAGGGTGTGCAGCGCGGCCGAGACGGCCGGGCCGACCGGCAGCAGCGCGACCGCGACCAGCGGCAGGTTGCTGGCGTCGCGGTCGAGCAGCACCAGCGCGACCAGGCCGGGCAGCACGCCGAGCAGCAGCCACAGCTCCACGGTCAGCAGCGTGTGGACGGTGGCGGCGGCCCGCGACAACGGCCCGTCGCCGAACTCCGGTCGCCGGCCCGCCGCGTCGGTCACGGCCGTGCCTCGGGCGGGTCGAGCAGGCGGTCGTCCCACCACGGTGGAGTCTCGTCCACCACCGGGGTCAGCTCGGCGAGGGTCACCTCGTGCCGGGCGAGTGTCAGGTCCACGTCGGCCCGCCCGCCGGTGACCGGCAGCGCCCGGTGGGTACGGGCCGGTTCGGCCGCCTCCCGCAACGCGTCGAGCTGCCGTGGCCGGGGCGACTGCGGGCTGCCCATCTCCCGCCAGGCCGCCCAGACGTTGCCGGCGTCCTCGCTCACCGACCGGCGCAGCAGGAACGCCGACACGGTGCCCGGCCGGCCGATCGGGACGGACAGCGCCACGGTGTGCCGCTCGGGCGTCGGCTCCCGGCCGGTGACGTCCACCGGCGCCCAGGCCAGCACCGCGATCCGGCCGTCGGGGTGGCGGGTGACGAGATGGTCCGCCCCGCGGGCGAGCACCTCGTCGCCGAGCCGGGCCATGAACGCGTACAGGTGGTAGGTGGGCTTCCTGACCTGCCGGTGGGTGAGCAGGCCGAAGCCGCCGTGCAGCAGGGCGGTGGGCACCCCCTGCTCCTCGAACACGTCGCAGAAGGTCCAGTACGAGAACGAGTCGACCAGCTCCCCGCCACCGGCCAGCACGGGCGCCAGGTAGGCGGCGTGGAAGGCGGTGTCGTGGATCGGGTTGTCCGGCCGGTACGAGGAGTTGAACTCGGTGATGTGCACCGGCCGGTCGGCCAGCGCGGTGCCGGCCAGGCGGCGGCGGGGCGCGGCGAACTGGGCCAGCAGCTCCGCCGCCGGGGCGAGGGCCTGCCGGGTGCCGAACGGCACATGCCGCGCCGGGCCGGAGGTGTAGGCGTGCCGGCTGACGAAGTCGACGGGCACGTCGCGCGCGGTGACGAACTCGGCGAACGGCGCCAGCCACCCGTCGGCGCCGGGGGAGAGGGCCGGCCCGCCGACCTGCAACGCGGCGTCGACGTCCTTGACCGCGTGCGCCGACACCTCGTAGAGGCGGTGGTAGGCGGCCTGGTCGGCGCCCGCCCAGAACTCGGTCAGGTTGGGCTCGTTCCACACCTCGATCGGCCAGCCGCGCACCTCGTCGAGGCCGTACCGGTCGACCAGGTGGGCCACCGTGGCCCGGACCAGGTCGCCCCACTCGCGCAGCGAGCGCGGCGGCGTCACGTTGCCCCGCCACCAGAACACCGTCTGCTCGCCGGAGGCGAGCGTCGAGGGCATGAAGCCCAGCTCCACGAACGGCCGGACCCCGAGGTCGAGGTAGGCGTCGACGACCTGGTCGACGTACGTGAAGGCGTGCCGCACCCGATGCTCGCCCCGCCACTCGTAGGGCCGGTGCACGCCGACGCCGTCGCTGAGCAGCCCGTGCCCGCGGATGTGCCGGAAGCCGATCTCCCGCTGCACCAGCGCCAGCGATTCCTGGTGGTCGCGTCGCAGCGCCAGGTCGAACCGGCCGGTGCCCACGCAGGTACGCCAGGCGTCGGTCAGCCGGCCGACGGGCCGGTCGGGAACGATGAGCCGCATCATCCGTGGTTCTTGCGGTACCGCTCGTACGCCTTGTTGACCAGCTCGGTGTACGCCTCGGCGTTCTTGGCCTTCAGCTCCGCGACGTAGGCGTTCCACTCGCCGAGCGGGCGCTGGCCGAGGGCGAACTTCAGCGTGTTCTGCGTGACGTGGTCCTTCAGCGCGGTCGCCCACAGCGTGGTCTGCTCCTGCTCGGAGTCGCTGAGCGGCGCCGGCGGCGGGGTCACCCAGGGCGCGGGCTTGCGCGCGTTCATCTCCTTCTGGAACTCCAGTTCCTCCGGGGAGAAGAACGACTGCACCAGGTCGAGCTTGCCGCCGTAGGCGAAGACGCCGTTGGCGAAGCCGAAGTCCTTCTGCAGGTGCTTGGTGCCCTTGGGGTTGAGTCCGACGATGTCGACGTCGGGGGTGGGAACGCGCCGGCCGGCGGCGTCCCGGGTGAAGGTGGTGCCCTCGACGCCCCACTTGGCGAACTCCTGGCCGGTGTCGGAGTACCAGAGCCAGTCGATGAACTGCATCATGGCCACGAAGTGCTTGCCGTCGCGGGCCTTGCTGGAGATCATCACACCGTTCTCCAGCCGGCTCGCCGGGTTGACCGGGCCGGCCGGGCCGATCGGGAACAGGATCTTCTTCAGCCGGGCGTCGGGGTTGATCTTGGCGATGTCCGGGCGGTAGTCGTTGACCAGGGTCTGCGCGTTCGTGCTGATCACGAACGACCGGCCGTTGGCGAGCTTCTGGCGGGCCTGGTCGTCGGTCTGGGTGAACGTCTCCGGGTCCAGCAGCCCTTCGGCGACGAGCTTGTGCAGGAACTCGACCACCTGCCGGTACTTCTCCGACGCCCCGGTGAAGACGTACCTCCCGGCGTCGGCGTCCCAGCTCGTGGCGTGGTAGTTCCAGCCGGCGCCCGGCAGGCCGTACGACTGGGCGAGCATGTTCAGCAGGTTTCCGGCCGGGTTGGGCTTGCCGAACCGGTCGGAGAACGGATGGACGTCCGGGTGGGCCGCCCGCATCGCCTTGAGCATGGCGTACACCTCGTCCCAGGTGGTCGGGGCCGGGATCCGCAACTCCTCCAGCACGTCGGTGCGAACCGCGAGCGTGTACTCCTGCCACGGCTTCTCGTGCAGGCCGGGCAGCAGGTAGAACTTGCCGTCCTGCTGCCGCAGCGTGTCCGTCTCCGGCCGGAGGTTCCAGCGCTCCAACTTCTCCTTGAGGTGCGGCATCAGGTCCAGGTAGTCGCTGACCGGCAGGATGGCGCCGGAGGAGACGTAGGCGTTCTCCTGCGGGTGGTAGGTCTTCGGGATGATCAGCGGGGCGTCGCCGGAGCCGACCAGCACGCTGCGCTTCTGCTCGTAGTCGCTGAGCGGCACCGCCACCGGGTCCAGCTTGACGTTGGTCCGCCGGGCCAGCTCGCTCCAGAACAGCCACTCCGGCTTGAGCGGATAGTTCGGGTGGTTGTTGTAGAGGATCGAGAAGGTGACCGGTTCGGTGGCCGTGAACTGGTCCCCGACGCCGTACTTCTCCATCGCGCCCGCGCGGTTGCGGTCGAGATCCTTCTTGTCGGGGGTGTCGTCGCCGCAGCCGGCCAGGGAGGCGACGGCGGCCGCGCCGGTGGCGAACAGCACCTGGCGCCGGGACAGCTGGACCATGGTGTTCCCTTCGGTGGTGGGTGGGGTCGCGGGCGCGGCTATCCCTTCACGGCGCCGAGCATGATTCCGGAGACGAAGTAGCGCTGGATGAAGGGATAGACCGCGAGGATCGGCAGGACGGTCAGCACGATGGTCACGGACTGGATGGTGGCGGCGGACTGCACGACGTCGTTCGCGCTGCCGAGCCCACCGCCGGTCTGCGTGGCGTCGGTCGCGCCGGCGAGCAGGTTGCGCAGGTAGACGGTCACCGGGAGCAGGTCCTGGCGGTCCATGTAGAGGAACGCGGCGAACCAGGAGTTCCAGAACGAGACGGCGTAGAAGAGCACCATCGTGGCCACCATCGCCTTGGACAGCGGCAGCACGATCCGCAGCAGCGTGCCGTACGTGTCCAGGCCGTCGACCGCGGCGGCCTCCTCCAGCTCGACCGGCAGGCTCTCGAAGAACGCCTTCATGACCAGCAGGTTGAACACGTTGATCGCGTTGGGCAGCGCGATCGCCCACACCGTGTTCTTCAGCCCCAGGCTGGTGACCAGCACGTAGTTGGGGATCAGGCCGCCGGTGAAGAACATGGTGAGCACGGCGACGCCGACCAGCGCGGTCCGGCCCCGCAGGTGCCGCTTCGACAGCACGTACGCGTAGCAGGTGGTCAGCACGACGGAGACGAGCGTGGCGACCACCGTGTAGACGACGGTGTTGCGGTAGCTGACCCAGAACGCCGGATCCGAGGTCACCACCCGGTAGGCGGTCAGGTTGAACCCGCGCGGGACGAGGTTGACCCGGCCCGCGACGATGGCCGCGTTGTCGCTGAGCGACCGCGCGACGATGGTGAGGAACGGGTACACCGTCACCACCACGACGCCGGTCAGGACGACGGCGTTGACCGCCTGGAAGATCCGGTAGCCCCGGGTGGGTCGGGGGCCACGCGGCCGGGACGCCCGCCCCCGTGCGCGGGCGTCCACGCTCACCACAGGCTCGTCCCCACCGCGCGTCGGGAGATCGCGTTCGCCGACAGCACCAGCGTCAGCCCGATCACGGCCTCGAACAGGCCGATCGCGGCGGCGTAGCTGAGGTTCCCGGAGACGATGCCCACCCGGAAGAGATAGGTCGAGATCACGTCCGCGGTGGGATAGGTCAGTGGGTTGTACAGCAGCAGGATCTTCTCGAAGCCGACCGCCATGAACGTGCCGATGTTGAGGATCAGCAGCGTCATCATGGTCGGCCGGATCCCGGGCAGCGTCACGTGCCAGGTCTGCCGCCACCGGCTCGCGCCGTCGATGCGGGCCGCCTCGTAGAGGTCGCCGTCGACGGTGGTGAGCGCGGCCAGGTAGAGGATCGTGCCCCAGCCGACGGTCTGCCAGACCTCGGAGGAGACGTAGATGGTCCGGAACCAGCCGGCCTGCTGCAGGAACGCGACCGGCTCGGCGCCGACGGCGCGCAGGAACTGGTTGACCGTGCCGTCCACGGACAGCAACTGCATCACCATGGCGGCCACGATCACGATGGACAGGAAGTGCGGCAGGTAGGACACCGACTGCACGAACCGCTTGAGGGCGCGGCTGCGCACCTCGTTGAGCAGCAGGGCGAGCACGATCGGCAGCGGGAAGCAGAACAGCAGCGTGAGCGCGCCCAGCACGAGCGTGTTGGTGAACACGCTCCAGAACGTGGGGTCGGTGAGGAACAGCCGGAAGTATCGGAGCCCGGTCCAGTACTCGCCGAAGAGGCTGCCGCCCGG encodes:
- a CDS encoding extracellular solute-binding protein; the encoded protein is MVQLSRRQVLFATGAAAVASLAGCGDDTPDKKDLDRNRAGAMEKYGVGDQFTATEPVTFSILYNNHPNYPLKPEWLFWSELARRTNVKLDPVAVPLSDYEQKRSVLVGSGDAPLIIPKTYHPQENAYVSSGAILPVSDYLDLMPHLKEKLERWNLRPETDTLRQQDGKFYLLPGLHEKPWQEYTLAVRTDVLEELRIPAPTTWDEVYAMLKAMRAAHPDVHPFSDRFGKPNPAGNLLNMLAQSYGLPGAGWNYHATSWDADAGRYVFTGASEKYRQVVEFLHKLVAEGLLDPETFTQTDDQARQKLANGRSFVISTNAQTLVNDYRPDIAKINPDARLKKILFPIGPAGPVNPASRLENGVMISSKARDGKHFVAMMQFIDWLWYSDTGQEFAKWGVEGTTFTRDAAGRRVPTPDVDIVGLNPKGTKHLQKDFGFANGVFAYGGKLDLVQSFFSPEELEFQKEMNARKPAPWVTPPPAPLSDSEQEQTTLWATALKDHVTQNTLKFALGQRPLGEWNAYVAELKAKNAEAYTELVNKAYERYRKNHG
- a CDS encoding carbohydrate ABC transporter permease — encoded protein: MSVDARARGRASRPRGPRPTRGYRIFQAVNAVVLTGVVVVTVYPFLTIVARSLSDNAAIVAGRVNLVPRGFNLTAYRVVTSDPAFWVSYRNTVVYTVVATLVSVVLTTCYAYVLSKRHLRGRTALVGVAVLTMFFTGGLIPNYVLVTSLGLKNTVWAIALPNAINVFNLLVMKAFFESLPVELEEAAAVDGLDTYGTLLRIVLPLSKAMVATMVLFYAVSFWNSWFAAFLYMDRQDLLPVTVYLRNLLAGATDATQTGGGLGSANDVVQSAATIQSVTIVLTVLPILAVYPFIQRYFVSGIMLGAVKG
- a CDS encoding ABC transporter permease; its protein translation is MSETGRSTWRRALRRDWQLYSLAVLPLLFFLTFRYLPMLGNVIAFRRFQPGGSLFGEYWTGLRYFRLFLTDPTFWSVFTNTLVLGALTLLFCFPLPIVLALLLNEVRSRALKRFVQSVSYLPHFLSIVIVAAMVMQLLSVDGTVNQFLRAVGAEPVAFLQQAGWFRTIYVSSEVWQTVGWGTILYLAALTTVDGDLYEAARIDGASRWRQTWHVTLPGIRPTMMTLLILNIGTFMAVGFEKILLLYNPLTYPTADVISTYLFRVGIVSGNLSYAAAIGLFEAVIGLTLVLSANAISRRAVGTSLW